One Polypterus senegalus isolate Bchr_013 chromosome 10, ASM1683550v1, whole genome shotgun sequence DNA segment encodes these proteins:
- the org gene encoding oogenesis-related, with translation MRGSGVGPFYSLFFLLATSSVEGECEISSAMDTDVVKSTNEPDTVSRADGTSSGAVEPATNNGDDGSVCRASQCSGSGEPEAESAELESTAPSGGDGKMDTSKGKSNTNDRADICKEKDVKKKGVIHLVLNRLSQFGPFRFMTRVLRALSWLAGLSSTVDELGPEYSPTFVRQYRSGRKRLHRVTRLLLSFMPYRLQSALGYPVPSSIGKVPISEEIRCSPTKLSGKGNKRKQDDLDEEEHQSWVEALNEELGDEDCLDDPTYEPSTQEETDSEENRTHNETESDIEVENKDGMIMIKEYSQENANTPSECAEQRQS, from the exons ATGCGCGGGTCTGGCGTCGGTCCCTTTTATtcgttgttttttcttttagcaaCGAGTTCCGTGGAAGGTGAGTGCGAAATTTCCAGCGCCATGGACACGGACGTTGTTAAATCTACAAATGAACCAGACACCGTGAGCCGGGCAGACGGCACTAGCAGCGGCGCGGTGGAACCGGCGACTAACAATGGGGACGATGGTAGTGTATGCCGGGCAAGCCAATGCAGCGGCAGCGGGGAACCGGAGGCTGAAAGTGCAGAACTTGAGAGCACAGCTCCGTCAGGCGGCGACGGAAAAATGGACACCAGTAAAGGGAAGAGTAATACCAACGACCGGGCAGACATTTGTAAG GAGAAAGATGTCAAGAAAAAAGGTGTGATCCACTTGGTTCTGAATAGACTTTCTCAGTTTGGCCCCTTCAGATTTATG acacgtgtgCTACGTGCTCTGTCTTGGCTGGCTGGTTTGTCAAGTACTGTTGATGAGTTGGGTCCAGAGTATTCTCCAACCTTTGTAAGGCAGTATCGAAGTGGGAGGAAGCGCCTGCACAGGGTAACCAGATTGTTGCTGTCCTTCATGCCTTACAGACTCCAAAGTGCACTGGGATATCCAGTTCCTAGTAGCATTGGCAAGGTACCCATTTCAGAAG AGATTCGCTGTTCACCAACCAAACTCTCTGggaaaggcaacaaaagaaagCAGGATGATTTAGATGAAGAGGAACACCAATCCTGGGTGGAGGCTTTAAATGAGGAACTTGGAGATGAAGACTGTCTTGATGATCCAACCTATGAG CCTAGCACCCAGGAGGAAACTGACAGTGAGGAGAACCGCACACATAATGAGACAGAAAGTGACATTGAGGTTGAAAATAAAGATGGGATGATTATGATCAAGGAGTATTCGCAG GAGAATGCCAATACTCCAAGTGAATGTGCTGAACAGCGGCAGTCCTGA